A window from Rhizobium sp. BG4 encodes these proteins:
- a CDS encoding urate hydroxylase PuuD — protein MYEYAIAWDWVTFAVRWLHVITAIAWIGSSFYFVALDLGLKKRPDLPPGAFGEEWQVHGGGFYHIQKYLVAPANMPDHLVWFKWESYVTWLSGFGMLCLVYYAGADLYMIDPHVLDVSKPVAIAISLGTIAGGWIIYDLICKSPFGNYNTRLMVALYFILVFVAWGYTHLFTGRAAFLHLGAFTATIMSANVFFIIIPNQKIVVADLLAGRTPDPKYGKIAKQRSTHNNYLTLPVLFLMLSNHYPLAFGTEFNWIIASLVFLMGVTIRHYFNTRHADAGNPTWTWIVTVIIFICIMWLSTVPKILTGDAAEAKISAAQQPFVTAEAFPKVRDTVLGRCSMCHAQEPGWEGIIKPPKGVTLETDRDIAAHAREIYLQAGRSHAMPPANVTQITDDERRLLVSWYESAINGEKTQ, from the coding sequence ATGTATGAATATGCCATCGCCTGGGATTGGGTGACTTTCGCCGTCCGCTGGCTGCATGTGATAACGGCAATCGCCTGGATCGGCTCTTCCTTCTATTTCGTGGCGCTCGATCTCGGTCTGAAGAAACGCCCCGACCTGCCGCCCGGTGCCTTCGGTGAGGAATGGCAGGTCCACGGCGGCGGCTTCTACCATATCCAGAAATATCTGGTGGCGCCGGCCAACATGCCCGACCACCTCGTCTGGTTCAAATGGGAGAGCTACGTCACCTGGCTTTCGGGGTTCGGCATGCTCTGTCTCGTCTATTATGCCGGAGCGGATCTCTACATGATCGATCCTCACGTGCTCGACGTTTCCAAGCCGGTGGCCATTGCCATCTCGCTCGGAACGATCGCCGGAGGCTGGATCATCTACGACCTGATCTGCAAGTCGCCATTCGGCAACTACAATACGCGGCTGATGGTTGCGCTCTATTTCATCCTGGTTTTCGTCGCCTGGGGCTATACCCATCTGTTCACAGGCCGCGCCGCCTTCCTGCATCTCGGCGCCTTCACGGCGACGATCATGTCGGCCAACGTCTTCTTCATCATCATTCCGAACCAGAAGATCGTCGTCGCCGACCTTCTGGCCGGCCGTACCCCCGATCCGAAATACGGCAAGATCGCCAAGCAGCGCTCGACGCATAACAATTACCTGACGCTGCCCGTCCTGTTCCTGATGCTGTCGAACCACTATCCGCTGGCCTTCGGCACCGAGTTCAACTGGATCATCGCCTCGCTGGTGTTTCTGATGGGCGTCACCATCCGCCACTACTTCAACACCCGCCATGCCGATGCCGGCAATCCGACATGGACCTGGATCGTCACCGTCATCATCTTCATCTGCATCATGTGGCTGTCGACGGTGCCTAAAATCCTGACCGGCGATGCGGCGGAGGCGAAGATTTCGGCAGCCCAGCAGCCCTTCGTCACCGCCGAGGCCTTTCCGAAGGTGCGCGATACGGTGCTCGGGCGCTGTTCCATGTGCCATGCGCAGGAGCCGGGGTGGGAGGGTATCATCAAGCCGCCGAAGGGCGTGACCCTGGAAACTGACCGCGACATCGCGGCCCATGCCCGCGAGATCTACCTGCAGGCGGGCCGCTCGCATGCCATGCCGCCCGCGAATGTCACTCAGATCACCGACGACGAACGGCGCCTGCTTGTGTCCTGGTACGAGAGCGCCATCAACGGAGAGAAGACCCAATGA
- the hyi gene encoding hydroxypyruvate isomerase, with protein sequence MPKFAANLTMLFNEVPFMERFALAAKAGFEGVEYLFPYEFDKAALRAALDLHGLTQVLHNLPAGNWAGGERGIAILPDRIDEFRRGVAEAIDYATTLGCSQVNCLSGIAPVGLPHEVLRTTFVANLKYAAAELGKHGIRLLIEPINRFDIPGFYLNTPDQAAALIAEVGSDNLFIQYDLYHQQRTQGELIGTFTKHQPKIAHIQLADNPGRHEPGTGEIAYPFVFEQLDALGYDGWIGCEYKPRTTTEAGLGWFAATSRAPASADILKIRS encoded by the coding sequence ATGCCGAAATTTGCCGCCAATCTGACCATGCTCTTCAACGAGGTGCCCTTCATGGAGCGCTTCGCACTGGCCGCCAAGGCCGGCTTCGAGGGCGTTGAATACCTGTTCCCCTACGAGTTCGACAAAGCCGCACTGCGCGCTGCGCTCGATCTCCACGGCCTGACGCAGGTGCTGCACAATCTGCCGGCCGGCAACTGGGCGGGCGGCGAGCGTGGCATCGCCATTCTGCCTGACAGGATCGACGAGTTCCGCCGCGGCGTTGCCGAAGCCATCGACTATGCCACGACGCTCGGCTGCTCGCAGGTCAATTGCCTCTCGGGCATCGCGCCCGTCGGCCTGCCGCACGAGGTGCTGCGGACGACCTTCGTCGCCAACCTGAAATACGCTGCCGCAGAACTCGGCAAGCACGGGATCCGGCTGCTCATCGAGCCGATCAACCGCTTCGATATCCCGGGCTTCTATCTCAATACGCCGGATCAGGCTGCCGCGCTGATCGCCGAAGTCGGCAGCGACAACCTGTTCATCCAGTACGACCTCTATCACCAGCAGCGGACCCAGGGAGAACTGATCGGCACCTTCACGAAGCATCAGCCGAAGATCGCCCATATCCAGCTCGCCGATAATCCCGGCCGGCACGAACCGGGCACCGGCGAGATCGCCTATCCCTTCGTTTTCGAACAGCTGGACGCCCTCGGCTATGACGGCTGGATCGGCTGCGAATACAAGCCGCGCACGACGACCGAGGCCGGGCTCGGCTGGTTCGCCGCCACCTCGCGAGCGCCCGCCAGCGCAGACATTCTCAAGATCAGGAGCTAA
- the gcl gene encoding glyoxylate carboligase has protein sequence MARMRAVDAAVLVLEKEGVDCAFGVPGAAINPFYSALKARGSVRHILARHVEGASHMAEGYTRASAGNIGVCIGTSGPAGTDMITGLYSASADSIPILCITGQAPRARLDKEDFQAVDISKIAAPVTKWAVTVMEPALVPFVFQKAFHIMRSGRPGPVLIDLPVDVQLAEIEFDIDTYASLGAYKPQATRAQAEKALTMLNEAHRPLIVAGGGIINADASDLLIEFAEITGVPVIPTLMGWGTIPDDHPLMAGMCGLQTSHRYGNASLLASDFVLGIGNRWANRHTGNVATYTKDRTFVHVDIEPTQIGRVFAPDFGIVSDAGAALKLLLDVATEWKAAGKLADWSAWADECRDRKRTMLRKTHFDQTPLKPQRVYEEMNKAFGRDTCYVSTIGLSQIAGAQFLHVYKPRNWINCGQAGPLGWTLPAALGVRAADPDRSIVALSGDYDFQFMIEELAVGAQHKLPYLHVVVNNSYLGLIRQAQRGFNMDFEVSLAFENINASGTAEPGYGVDHVAVAEGLGCKALRVRSPNEFQEAFATAKRLMDEHQVPVVIEFILERVTNIAMGVDIDAVIEFEDLAERGEDAPTATLALLD, from the coding sequence ATGGCAAGAATGCGAGCTGTCGATGCAGCGGTACTGGTTCTGGAGAAGGAAGGCGTCGATTGCGCCTTCGGCGTTCCGGGCGCTGCGATCAACCCATTCTATTCGGCGCTGAAGGCACGCGGCTCGGTCCGCCACATCCTGGCGCGGCATGTCGAGGGCGCAAGCCATATGGCGGAAGGTTACACCCGCGCCAGCGCCGGCAATATCGGCGTCTGCATCGGCACGTCGGGTCCGGCCGGAACCGACATGATCACCGGCCTCTACTCGGCTTCTGCCGACTCGATCCCGATCCTCTGCATCACCGGCCAGGCGCCGCGCGCCCGCCTCGACAAGGAGGATTTCCAGGCGGTTGATATCTCCAAGATCGCTGCCCCCGTCACCAAATGGGCAGTCACGGTCATGGAGCCGGCGCTGGTTCCCTTCGTCTTCCAGAAGGCGTTCCATATCATGCGCTCCGGCCGCCCCGGGCCTGTTCTGATCGATCTGCCGGTTGACGTTCAGCTGGCCGAGATCGAGTTCGACATCGACACCTATGCCTCGCTCGGCGCCTACAAGCCGCAGGCCACCCGCGCCCAGGCCGAGAAGGCCCTGACGATGCTGAACGAGGCCCACCGCCCGCTGATCGTCGCTGGCGGCGGCATCATCAACGCCGATGCCTCCGATCTGCTGATCGAATTCGCCGAGATCACCGGCGTCCCCGTTATCCCGACACTGATGGGCTGGGGCACGATCCCCGACGATCATCCCCTGATGGCCGGCATGTGCGGCCTGCAGACCTCGCACCGCTACGGCAATGCCTCGCTGCTCGCCTCCGACTTCGTGCTCGGCATCGGCAACCGCTGGGCCAACCGCCACACCGGCAATGTTGCGACCTACACCAAGGACCGCACCTTCGTGCATGTCGATATCGAGCCGACGCAGATCGGCCGCGTCTTCGCCCCCGACTTCGGCATTGTCTCGGATGCCGGTGCGGCGCTCAAGCTGCTGCTCGATGTTGCCACCGAATGGAAGGCCGCCGGCAAGCTCGCCGACTGGTCGGCATGGGCTGACGAGTGCCGCGACCGCAAGCGCACGATGCTGCGCAAGACGCATTTCGACCAGACGCCGCTGAAGCCGCAGCGCGTCTACGAAGAGATGAACAAGGCCTTCGGCCGCGATACCTGCTACGTCTCGACGATCGGGCTCAGCCAGATCGCCGGCGCCCAGTTCCTGCATGTCTACAAGCCTCGCAACTGGATCAATTGCGGCCAGGCCGGACCGCTCGGCTGGACGCTTCCGGCAGCCCTTGGCGTGCGCGCCGCAGATCCTGACCGGTCGATCGTTGCGCTCTCCGGCGACTACGATTTCCAGTTCATGATCGAGGAACTCGCCGTCGGCGCGCAGCACAAGCTGCCCTATCTGCATGTGGTCGTGAACAATTCCTATCTGGGCCTTATCCGCCAGGCGCAGCGCGGCTTCAATATGGATTTCGAGGTCAGCCTGGCCTTCGAGAATATCAATGCCTCCGGGACGGCCGAACCCGGTTACGGCGTCGATCATGTCGCTGTTGCCGAAGGCCTCGGCTGCAAGGCGCTCCGCGTCCGCAGTCCCAACGAATTCCAGGAGGCATTCGCGACCGCCAAGCGGCTGATGGATGAGCACCAGGTGCCCGTCGTCATCGAGTTCATCCTCGAGCGCGTCACCAATATTGCCATGGGCGTCGATATCGATGCAGTCATTGAGTTCGAGGACCTTGCCGAGCGCGGCGAGGACGCCCCGACCGCGACGCTGGCGCTGCTGGACTAG
- the guaD gene encoding guanine deaminase: MTDILIRGRVLTFISEPQGIDDDASYRYFEDGAVLVRGGRIVTSGVYGDVRKLAAADIKVEDHRPNLILPGFIDTHLHFPQTQAIASYGAQLLEWLNTYIFVEEQKFARPAHAAEVAGRFMDELLSNGTTTAVAYCSVHPESVDAYFSAAEQRGMGVIGGKVMMDRNAPEALRDTPERGYDETKRLIEKWHGRGRARYAISPRFAITSTPEQMEMGKALVSEHPDCYVQTHLSENLDEIAFATSLYPAAKDYTDIYARYGLLNERTLLGHCIHMSDREISVLAESGAVGVFCPTSNLFLGSGLFDSARFDKLGARWSVATDVGAGTSFSMLETMDEAYKVLHLQGQRLTPLNSFYRMTRGNAVALGLEQEIGSLEPGVTADIVILDSRAKSAMEYRMRTARSLIEELFILQTMGDDRCIAEVYVAGKAMKKPRRATADRQLETA, from the coding sequence ATGACCGATATCCTGATCCGCGGCCGCGTGCTGACTTTCATCTCCGAGCCGCAGGGCATCGATGACGATGCCTCCTATCGCTATTTCGAAGATGGTGCGGTTCTGGTACGCGGAGGCAGGATCGTCACTTCGGGCGTCTATGGCGATGTCAGGAAACTCGCCGCCGCCGATATCAAGGTCGAGGATCACCGCCCGAACCTGATCCTGCCGGGCTTCATCGACACGCATCTGCATTTCCCGCAGACGCAGGCGATTGCCTCCTATGGCGCGCAGCTGCTGGAATGGCTGAACACCTATATTTTCGTGGAGGAGCAGAAGTTTGCCCGCCCCGCGCATGCCGCCGAAGTCGCCGGCCGCTTCATGGACGAGCTTCTGTCGAACGGCACGACGACCGCCGTCGCCTATTGCTCGGTTCATCCAGAGAGCGTCGATGCCTATTTCTCCGCCGCCGAGCAGCGCGGCATGGGTGTCATCGGCGGCAAGGTGATGATGGACCGCAACGCGCCGGAAGCGCTGCGCGATACGCCTGAGCGTGGATATGACGAAACCAAGCGGCTGATCGAAAAATGGCACGGGCGCGGCCGCGCCCGTTACGCGATCAGCCCGCGCTTCGCCATCACCTCGACGCCGGAACAGATGGAGATGGGCAAGGCGCTGGTTTCCGAGCATCCGGATTGCTACGTGCAGACTCATCTCTCCGAGAACCTCGACGAGATCGCCTTCGCCACCTCGCTCTATCCCGCGGCAAAGGACTATACGGATATCTATGCGCGCTACGGCCTGCTGAACGAGCGCACACTGCTCGGCCACTGCATCCACATGAGCGACCGGGAAATCTCGGTGCTTGCCGAGAGTGGTGCGGTCGGCGTCTTCTGCCCGACATCGAACCTTTTCCTGGGGTCCGGCCTGTTCGACAGCGCCCGTTTCGACAAGCTCGGCGCCCGGTGGTCGGTCGCGACCGATGTCGGCGCCGGTACCAGCTTCTCGATGCTGGAGACGATGGATGAGGCCTACAAAGTGCTGCATCTGCAGGGCCAGCGGCTGACGCCGCTCAACTCCTTCTACCGGATGACGCGCGGCAATGCCGTGGCGCTTGGTCTCGAGCAGGAGATCGGTTCGCTGGAACCGGGTGTGACGGCCGATATCGTCATCCTCGATTCCCGCGCTAAGTCGGCGATGGAATACCGGATGCGGACGGCGCGGTCGCTGATCGAGGAACTCTTTATCCTGCAGACGATGGGCGACGACCGCTGCATCGCCGAGGTCTATGTTGCCGGTAAGGCGATGAAGAAGCCGCGGCGCGCGACGGCCGATAGGCAACTCGAAACCGCCTGA
- the bhcR gene encoding HTH-type transcriptional regulator BhcR, whose amino-acid sequence MAEHQEKGRGRPGRKPSENAAPSSVQVLDRSLKLLELVAEAEGAVLTDLAEQSGMAPSTVHRLLTSLAQHGMVTHDGETGAWTIGVKAFEIGTAYLRFRKLGTISRPFLKQLMDECGETANIAIEDDGDVVFISQVESHAPMRAFFRPGRRGPIHASGIGKAILSTWTDERIGTLLAGRPLQHFTGKTRDSLPKLLGDIAEIRARGWSIDDEEHTLGMRCVAAPIFDEYGEAVAGISISGPAVRLPDEKIAAIGPLVQTVAEALTKAMGGRSKRP is encoded by the coding sequence ATGGCGGAGCATCAGGAAAAAGGGAGAGGCAGACCGGGACGCAAGCCGTCCGAGAACGCTGCTCCCTCCTCGGTCCAGGTGCTCGACCGCAGCCTTAAGCTTCTGGAACTGGTGGCAGAAGCTGAAGGCGCTGTCCTCACCGATCTTGCGGAGCAATCCGGCATGGCGCCCTCTACCGTACACCGGCTGCTGACGTCACTCGCGCAGCACGGCATGGTCACGCATGATGGCGAGACCGGTGCGTGGACGATCGGCGTCAAGGCTTTCGAGATCGGCACGGCCTATCTCCGCTTCCGCAAGCTCGGCACGATCAGCCGTCCGTTCCTCAAGCAGCTGATGGATGAATGCGGCGAGACCGCCAATATCGCGATCGAGGATGACGGCGACGTGGTCTTCATCTCGCAAGTGGAAAGCCACGCGCCGATGCGCGCCTTCTTCCGGCCGGGACGGCGCGGGCCGATCCATGCCTCAGGGATCGGCAAGGCCATCCTCTCGACATGGACGGATGAGCGGATCGGGACGCTGTTGGCCGGCCGGCCGCTGCAGCACTTCACCGGCAAGACGCGCGACAGCCTGCCGAAGCTGCTTGGCGATATCGCGGAGATCCGCGCCCGCGGCTGGTCCATCGACGATGAGGAGCACACCCTCGGCATGCGCTGCGTCGCCGCGCCGATCTTCGACGAATATGGCGAGGCCGTTGCCGGCATATCCATCTCGGGTCCGGCCGTGCGGCTGCCCGATGAGAAGATCGCGGCGATTGGCCCATTGGTACAGACCGTGGCCGAAGCCCTGACCAAGGCGATGGGCGGACGCTCGAAACGGCCCTGA